The region TAAATTCATAGATTTGTGACATGGTCATGTTTGAGTTGTTTTGCTTGTATGTGTCTTTTATTCACTAAGGCCCAGCAGAAACACCTTAGGGATTTATTGTGGCCTGAAAAAACGTAAAACAAATTTTGACAGATATATTAGGTAAGAGCTAGCAggtaagaaattatttaaaccATAATAttgagaaaaagtaaaaaccaGACATGACAAACAAACCTCCAGGAAAACTGAGTAGTTCTCCTTATCATCAGCAGAGCCTCCTCTGTTGGCTGGATACTCCCAGTCAATGTCAAGTCCATCAAACTCATACTTTCTCAGGAATGTAATGACTGAGGTGATGAAGGTCTGACGGTTGGCAGGGCTCGACACCATCTGCGAGAAACTAATGTGGGAACAGAAAATCAGAAGAATCCTCATTGTAAGAGTGCTAATTTTCCAGTTATCTGTGGATTATCTCACCCTGTGGAGCCATAGTTCCATCCTCCGACAGAAAGAAGAGTCTTCAGGTTTCCATTCCTGACAAGAAATGAGACATTTTACACTGCGGTGGCAGCTAAAAACTCTCCTACTGTTGCATATTAGTGAGTGacacattattgttttttatatggATTGTTACCTTTTACACAAGGGAAACAGACAAAGAATTTTTAGTAACTCACTGGTTTTTCAGGCCGTTGAACTGACTGTAAAGCTCCACATCATTCCACTCGTAGGTGGCCAGTTGGTTGTTCTTTATGGTGGCGAAGGCATACAGAAGATGGGTACACAGGCATGGGTCGATATCATTGGGCATGTAAATGGTTGGGGGTGGTCTGTACTGAGCCCAGTTTGTGAAGTAGCATGACAGTATGAAGGATGAGCCTTTGATAGGAAAGAAATCTATTATTTAAGGATAATGCGCATGCAATACAATTTCTGaccatgaaaaagaaaaagaaaaaaacacaaacacacacacacacacacacacacaaacacacacacacacacaaacaaacaacacagagagTATCCTATATTTATAAATTGCTTACCAAGCTGCGCATGCAGCAGCAGGGCCAGAGCTGTAAAATTGAGAGTTACATGGTTATTattgagaggaaagaaagaaataagtgaTAAACAAGAAATATATTAGGAGGAAAGTGCTCAAAGCAGCATCCTAAAGATGAATGCAATATACTGAGTATCCAAATTGTGGTAGTACAAAGAACCAGGAGATTATTGAACACATAGCTCCTCTGACTTACCCGTCACAAACAGTACTTTGCCCATGACTACCTTGTACAGGGAGGTCATCTGTAGCACTCACTTTTATACGCACCCAATTTGCTCAAAGTTAAACAAAAATAGGAAATCTGCCAGGTGTTTATTTGCAAAAGATTGTTTCAGAAGAGATTATCAAATGTGCTCACTTACGCAGTACAGTAATATGATTACTTATCACACTTTCAGGCGAATTCTCCACAGGTGCACTTTCTTCTTGTGTGAAGGTCTTGTTTCTCTCCAGTTTCGGCTGCTGTTGCACTTAAGTAATGTTaagaacaaaatacacaaaacccCTAAAGAACATGAACCAATTTGCTGAAGATgtagatacagtatatttgacCAATTATGCATGCCAACATTGTAATAAAAATTCTTATTAAAGACCTCTTATATGAAAGAACAAAATATCCATGGagacacaacaaaacaagagGAAAATCAAATGTTTGTGATTTGATTTAAGTGCATAAATCTCTGATATCTTCTCAGATACGCCATTCATGTCATGCAGTAAACAcgttttctgtctctgttgaGTGGAGACATAGAATATTAGAAGTCGAATCACGTAAAAAACGTGCAAAATTGCCTTTGAACTACTATTTAGACTgcttatatgtgatgataaataTGTTTGACAACTCTAATCATGCAGAAAAGAGGTTTGTGATATGTCATGGAGAGGGATTTGCATTAGTCTATGATTATCATCAAAAACATTTGCAGGGTAAATGGAAAACGTATCTAATCATTTAGTTCCCATATAATAATGTAGCCCTCTTTATCTGCAACagttaatgtaatatttaaagaaGGATATGCTGGTGTCAGCGGAAAATACCTTGGCTCAGCTGAAACACTGGAAGCAGAAGTAAAGCCATTTGCTGTTGCTGTTACAAAACAACCCTGTCTGCttttaaaagaattaaaaaaataagaagaagtcAAGCAAATGTCAAGGAGACTACATTTCATAGATTTACTTAATTAATcatgaaaaacaatacattttaagtaTTGACCAAGGTCATTTCATCATCTCAAAGTAGTTCATTTGGTAGCCTACTTGagaattctttctttcttcttcaaatCAAAAACTAATCTGTCACATATCACATGTACTTTAATTAAACGTCTGCTCAGTCAATGAGAAAGTAATATAAGCGTGAGTattcacaaaagcaaaaatgacTTTCTTATTAAGTTGTAGCTATTCTGTCTTGTTTCTAACTGTAAGAGAGTTAAAATGTCACATCATTGAAGATTACACAACCTTATGCAAAGAAAAGGGTTTTCCCACAGGTGTTTTTCTGTTGGTTGTGTAACCTTTCACTCAATTATGCACTAACAACTAGTGCATGTGTCACCAGCATAGTTCTGCTTTTCACTCCTTGAATTAACCTTAACACCCTGACAGTCAGACCACAGTTAACGTCATTCAACTTCTGCCTGACATCAGATTATCTATTTTATATGTTAAGATATTAAGTtcaagtcaaagtttatttacatagcatatttaaaacaacctcagttgaacaaagtgctgtacaagctgaagacacaagacaaaacaaaagaaaaattataagtatgataaactataaaaacacaataaataaaactataaaaacacaacagataaaaacaaagataattaaacaataaaatgtagGATGTCAAGCTCAACTAGGATTAAAAGCCAAGGCAAAGAGGTGAGTCTTAAGCAATGATTTAAAACTTTCTAGGGTCTGAGCAGTCGGAAATTGTAAGGTAGGCTGTTCCACAAGTTTGGAGCAGCCACTGCAAAGGCTCTGTCACCTCTGGTTTTGAGCCTTGACCTAGGAGCATGCAGAAGCATCTGTTCGGTTGACCTCAGTGCTCTGACTGGAGCATGATGGTGCAACAACTCAGATAGATAGGGTGGTGCCAGTCcgttaagagctttaaaaacaagtaatacAATCTTGAACTGGATTCTGAAGgtgacaggaagccagtgtagATAGGCAAGAACTGGTGTGATATGATCATGTCATCTCTTCCCAGTCAGGAGACGTACTGCTGTGTTTTGGACCAGCTGCAGGCAACCAAGAGCCGACTGAACAACACCACAATAGAgggaattacaataatccaaacGTGATGTTATGAACATATGAATGACCCTCTCAAATTAATTCAGAGAAAGATAGGCCTTAACCTTTGCAAGTTCAGAGTTGTCCTGTGTGAGAAAGACAGTCCACCACAACACAGAAGATTCATATTTCCTAATTTCATCACTGCTCTCTGACACAATCAACTCAGTTGCTAAAGCACCTTGTGGTATTTGTTAACtacataattgttttttttcccacagttgCTATGCCCACATTTGTACATGTATATTATATCTACATTaactttaagattttactgcttgtttttaaatacCTTTTTACCCCCTATCCTCTTTTTTATCTGATTGTACTTTCTGTACTGAAGgatgtgagaaataaaaaatgttttaatctttttttaaaggtgttatttaagtaaagttattattaaagttattataCTTATCATGTATAACTGTACTGTATATGGCTAGTTTTGATCAATGCCAATTCAactgaaacaaattaaataataaagcaaTGTGTTAGTTctcactgagaaaaaaaatcatcagtaaAAATCAAGATGACATAAAAGATTGAAACATGAACATATTTCAACCTATAAAGTCCATTCAAATCTACAAGACTAAAGTGAATGTGATATACACATGAAATATTGAAGCccataaaaagaaatctgaaaGCATCATCTTTTATGATAagtaaaatatcattattaagctattaaaaatgtacaatgacACAAATTagtattaataattaatcatatCTATAAAAATGAGAGGATATATTTGATTGCACTATACCGTGGAATGAAGTCATTGGGATTATATATAAAACAACTGTGGACACATTTATGAGAtcttttcaattaaaataattaatgattCTTTGGCTAtgaaagaaatgttaaagattTGGAGCATTACTAAGGAGTATGAATCAACAGATCacttgtttctgtgtctgtcatgTTGTTCTGGCTGATGTTACATTAACAAATACTtcaataatgtttatttttaaagctgaagGGAGGGACAGCACATAGAAATAATGATACTGGAAATTATTTTATGTACTGGGAAAGATTTAATTGTAGCTGAAAattaagaaatgtgtttttattatgaatacATTTGTCTTTATATTCCACATAATGGTAATATTTTCTATATGACAATGACGATGTagaatttcctctttttgttttctgtggtaaatgtgttgtatttagtTGTCTGTGAAAATACTAAATTGAATGCAATGGATGTGAAGCAATGGGCTGTGTCAAAATACAGTTTGTCTGTAGGTCATcagatggaaagaaaacaaCTGACCTagtttagatagatagatagatagatagatagatagatagatagatagatagatagatagatagatagatagatagatagatagatagatagatagatagatagatagatagatagatagatagatagatagatagatagatagatagatagacggacggacggacggacggacggacggacggacagatagatagatagatagatagatagatagatagatagatagatagatagatagatagatagatactgtagatagatagatagatagatagatagatagatagatagatagatagatagatagatagatagatagatagatagatagatagatagatagatagatagatagatagatagatagatagatagatagatagatggacggacagacggacggacggacggacggacggatagatagatagatagatagatagatagatagatagatagatagatagatagatagatagatactgtagatagatagatagatagatagatagatagatagatagatagatagatagatagatagatagatagatagatagatagatagatagatagatagatagatagatagatagatagatagatagatagatagatagatagatagatagatagatagatagatagatagatagatgcttTATGCTTTATTAATTACATCCCATGACAGGTTGGTCTTTAGTGCCACCTACTGTTTAAGTAAATAGACTCGCTTTACAGTGACACTATATGTAACCTCAAATATAAGTTCacataacaacacaaacacaaacacaaacaggttTTAAAGAACGACCTGACTGTCCTAACCCTGACCCCGATTGCCCAACTTGACCAGTTGGGCAACCAGAGGAAGGCCCTAAGAAGAGGAATTAAATATAAACCACTTCTGCTTCACATTGTTCTTTCCACTCTGATCATGAGGACGTCAAGGATACATGTTGGCTTCTTTAAGGGTAACAACAACTTTTAAAACTACTGTAAATCTCTAATAGCAGAGAAACGTGGAAATAATACTTGATGCAATTAACTAATTTAATGTGAAATGTCTTTGGATTTTGCAGCTTCTGTTCTCTTTGTATTCTGGTTAACAAAACATACAGTGGACTCAGATGCGCTGTCAGCTCCAAAGATGGTAACAGAAGTATATGGAGAATCTGTGGCAATCCCTTGTCAGTACGACATTCAGTTCAGGGACAACACAAAGTACTGGTGCAAGGGAATTGTGTATGAGCTGTGTAAAATAGTAGTGAGAGGGGACCGAGCTAGTGACAGAGCCTCCATTTCTGACGATAAGGAGGCTGGGGTCTTCACTGTAACTATGACTTCTCTCAGAAAAAGTGATGATGATATCTACTGGTGTGTCATCTCCACACCTGGAAGGAACAACCACGCTCGTGTCAGGCTCTCCATCTCCCAAAAAGGTATACTACAACTGGGTAATTAAAATTGAAACCGCTGCTTCTTTACAGTCTTGCTTTGAAGTGTTAATTTATTACTAACTCAAGACTACAAGAGTTGAATCTAATCTTGACTACAGTTAGGCTTAATTTGACTAAAATCATGTTGTTTGTTGATGCTATGCTCTTAAAGGCcctgaaaatgtatttcccCAAACTTTCCATTTTTGGGTGGGTTTGGTTGGGAAAAAACAGTGACTTAACATACTCTTTTGGAACATTCACAATTTAACAACAGGTTTTGTGTTGCCAGGTTACTGTCAAgcaataataacaaaacaacaaccaaaaactgatccatacaaatgcacacattgaAGCTGACTAAGCTGAgttataaaagttataaaataaaataaaaatgtctagACATCTGCTTTTCTActcattataacttttttttaatgctgtgtaGTAAAGCCAAAAATAATGTTccactaactaactaactaactaactaactaactaactaactaactaactaactaactaactaactaactttaagtatatttcttatatttgaTTACTTTCTACTTTGATCGCTACTTTTAAACGTAtcaatatattgtattgtatatttacagTACTGTAAATATGAAACAGCATTTGTACCATCTTATACTCTTTAGGGTTTCCGTCCCCTAATGTAACTGTTTTTCATTAGTATTACTGTGATGTGATCGGTATCTGCAGTTCTGCGATGGAGATATATATATGCAGGAGTTTTTGCCTATTTTCATGTCACTATTGTTAGGGGAAAAGTCTGAGAActtattatatatatctatatagatagatagatatattaTGTATTGTGTAAGGATATTTGACAGGGAAATATATGATATAggctataatttaaaaaaaaaaattgacccCATATGTGGGCAAAACAGATAAATCAGTATaattcaaaatgtcatcttttgAATTTTAATGccaagtgttgtttttttttcacagggATAACACCGACCAACACCACCCCGACAAATTCATCACTGATACAGGGACGAGGTGAAGTAAggtgagaaaaataaataaatgctataATCTTATATTGTTGACATACTGATAAAAAATTAAGTTACATTTGATgtgatttaataattaatgtgaaCAATTATATGCCAGTAACAAAAGTAATAAGAGTCCCTGTTTAgatgtgtttgctgttgttgtctgtttgtttaacTAGATGGTGGGAGACTCTACGTTGGatcatctttattttcatgttatGTTGTTTGCTATCAACACATATCGTTGTGTGGAGGATGaaagctgcacaaaaaacacagcagcacaaacaaaatcaatacGAGAACATTTATGAGTGAAAGTCTagcaatgttttaaataatggGTGATTTATGAACACGTATGTACATATCAAAGCATTCTGTCAGCGTGTGAATAGAAATGAACCATCAAGGGAAAAAGTGGCTTTTCCacctcattttttttcttagtaCTTAAATGATTAAAGCTCATTAATTTCAGTGCCAGCACCTTAGATAACTTTGGACACAACTTTTTAATATCTAATCAGCTTTAATTTAGCACCTCTGGAGAGCAGGGGCTCTTggctttttcatttaatttatttgcagATCTTATATGAGCGGTCATAGAAGTTGGTATTCGTTTTGCATTTTACCACCACTTACAAAATCTGTCAGTGTTGTACTTCAAGGATGTGAACCATGCAGAATAAAAACCCCTTCATGCACAAATGAAGGGCCAAGTCTTGTGAAGTAGCTGCttttaaaagacaataaatggACATATAATGAAGTTCAGtcgtgatgtttttttttattttaattaatctaATGAACCTTTCTTCACATGAATATAGTCACACGCACCCTTAAGTCACACAAGATACATACAGCTGAGATGTAGTTTCTCTCCAAGGTAATTCATGTAAACTGATGACTTCCAGTTACAATTAAAGGTAAATTATACTCCAATTCCCCAGAAAATGTGACATAATAGGCAGCGATGGTTTGTGATGCTTGTCAAGCAGATTACATTAGCCTGTTGATTGTACTTGCAACAGATTTCAAAACAGCCTCATTTAACAGCATATTAACAGTTTTATAAGACACACCTGTTCAATGTAATTCAATCACGTTTCATTAAATCTCATTCTTGTGATGCATAAAATggtcttcttccttctttccttgttttcgtagcagaaaaaaatcaattcaattcaaaacatGTTATTTGTCCCTGAGGAGCAATTTGCATTAACAATAGCTCTGTTCTATCTACCGTAAGTGTCCCAGTAATTCATGACAGTATGACAGGGATGACATGCATTATAGGACCCTTTAACCAAGGCAGCTAAATGGATGTCAAACATGCTTTTGAAACTGTGACATATAAAAATATCTTCTACAAAAAGGGTCTTCTGTTACTGTAGCCTAAAATCATATCAAATAAATCAAGACTCAACATGCAAACAacaaaactagttttaacaaaAAAGGGGGACATTTTTGTTAATATGGTATTGATAACATGgaaattgtgttgttttcttcaaaTATTCCCTCAGTAACTCAATTACTCATATCTATCTCCATCCACTTTAAATCTATTGATCATGTTTTATCAGATAGAGAGCAGAGCGTCTACCTGTACATGTACTGAGGGGGAGGCAGAGCTCAGACTCAGGTGAGGATGCAAGAGTTTAGGAGGTGACGTAATCACTTCTGCTGCATGAATTTACTGAGCGGATTTGTGTCAAGACACAACAGGAAGTTAGCTGTCAAAGTAAAAGCACAGGAGAGAACCAAATTAAAGGACAGGGTCAAACATTTTcaagtctttcttaaaacaacagtcaggtgcccacatgaacactgaaagagattTCCCTCaatgtaataattcctcctgttcatattggctattaaaagatccccatCAAATGCACTTTCAAAGTAATGatggccaaaatccacagtgtatccacacagtcatttttcacaaaaatgcatttaaaagttataTAGTCTTATTTTTGTAAGGAGCCACATTTTCCAAAACGGTAGAGCAATGTGTGTTAAAGGAGTGGACCAGACAAGCAACATTAGTGTGAGAAGACAGCACTACCTCAGTCAAAAGCCGCAGAAAACTTCTCAGCTGAGAGGAGATTTAAGATACGAAAACAATTTCACACAATTTCAAACATGTTGACTGGGCAAAGGATCTAATTTAATAGACAGTTTGAACAAAGTGATGGGGGgccaaaattaatttaaaaaatgcttataTGAAGCGTCAGCGGTCTGAGTTAGTCACATCAAGTGGCTATCTGCcacatttagtcttttatgCTCTATTAAagtctagctttttattttctttctctctctctctatttttctgtacattgtactttgtttttatgataattgggttccttttttttaaattgtatgctttaatgtttccaatttttactatagttgggtttttattattttaattttatgtttttatgcttcca is a window of Scomber scombrus chromosome 10, fScoSco1.1, whole genome shotgun sequence DNA encoding:
- the LOC133988110 gene encoding CMRF35-like molecule 7, which codes for MVTEVYGESVAIPCQYDIQFRDNTKYWCKGIVYELCKIVVRGDRASDRASISDDKEAGVFTVTMTSLRKSDDDIYWCVISTPGRNNHARVRLSISQKGITPTNTTPTNSSLIQGRGEVRWWETLRWIIFIFMLCCLLSTHIVVWRMKAAQKTQQHKQNQYENIYE